The Deltaproteobacteria bacterium genome includes the window AAGGATCTTCCTGCACGGACTGGAAAGCAGCAACCAGAGCACCAAGGCCGTCTTCTTCCGGGAGAGATACCCGGACATGTTGATCCCCAACTTCCAGGGCCCCTTCCGGGCCCGAATGGAAAGGCTGGAGGAGATTCTCGCCGGCCGATCGGACCTCGTCATCACGGGGTCGAGTTACGGGGGCCTCATGGGGGCAGTATTCGCCATGGAAAACGAAGAAAGGGTGAAACGACTCGTTCTCCTGGCCCCTGCTATCAACCTCCCGGAATTCGAGGCCTACCGAACGCGGACCATCGATATCCCTGTGCGGATCTTCCACGGCCGAAAAGACCCGGTCATTCCGATCGCGCAGATCGAACCCATCGCCAGGAAATGTTTCAGGGACCTTGAATTCCACCCGGTCGAGGATGACCACTTCCTCCACCGGACCTTCAAGACCCTGGATTGGGACCGTCTCCTGGCCTAACAGGCCGCCTCCACCGCCGCTCCTTACAGCGTCACGCCCTCCAGATACCGGGTGATGGCTCCGTCGTATTCGTGGGTCAAACGAAACACCTTTTTCGCCAGTCGAAACCGGGTCGCCAGCGTAGTGCCGCCCTGGTTTTCCTCCATTTCCCTCAACACAACACCGTAGTCCGCCGGATCAACGATGACCGTCACGTCGCGGTAGTTCTTCGCCGAAGAGCGCAGCATCGTGGGGCCGCCGATATCAATATTCTCAACGGCCTCCTCA containing:
- a CDS encoding dienelactone hydrolase family protein, with the translated sequence MSQRIFLHGLESSNQSTKAVFFRERYPDMLIPNFQGPFRARMERLEEILAGRSDLVITGSSYGGLMGAVFAMENEERVKRLVLLAPAINLPEFEAYRTRTIDIPVRIFHGRKDPVIPIAQIEPIARKCFRDLEFHPVEDDHFLHRTFKTLDWDRLLA